The Anabas testudineus chromosome 3, fAnaTes1.2, whole genome shotgun sequence sequence CAATGTTCATTCACTGTAAAGGAAACTGAGAATGGTCCTGATTGTAGGAATGTGGCAGTGTGACTCTGACTCATCTCCTGCGCAGAGATGTTGGAGAGACAGATGTTTCATTCTTCAAATTGCAGCTCAGTTTAGCAGGGTCCATGTGGCCCACTTTGATTACATTGGATTAGATTAATTTTATAGTAGCCATACATCAATATTCTGTGTGCTGAAACTCTGCTATTTTTGACTTATGAGCACAAAGTCGTCCAAGAACgcttgtctgtctgcaggcGTCCTGGACAGTCAGGTGCTGTGTATCCGTACAGTCTGCCACTGACATGTACATCAACCTGAAAGTACACAGTTGAAtgtctcatctcctctcttGTCATCTGGGAGCAATTACTGTGTAGGTTTTGGATTTGGAGCTCCCCAGCAAGTAAATGCAGCCCATTTGTCTAACAACGACAACATTACCATATGGTCCTGCATTGAACAGAGTCTCAGTTTAGTACCACACATAGCTTTGTGTTACAATGTCTGTTTaaagattaatttaattaatactAAACATGCAATGTTTAACACTGTATTGTATTTGCCTCTACCACATACAAGAGAGTGTGGAAGCTTGATTATGTACAAAGCACTGAAATAGAAATGTGTGCCCTCCCTCGATCCTTGTGCGTTTATTTATGGATACCATGTATGTAATTACAGTGTGAACCTTgtgcagggctcagttctttttatttttttctttgtgacatATGGAATTAACCCAGCCTATAATAGCTTATTTTGCCATGGGAAATTACAGAGTTGGGAGCAGCCGTGTCTACACACTCACTTTTTCTGCATCCTCTCGTGTTATTCACAGCTTCGCTACTGAATGGAGTGCTTTGTGTGACTCTAGTGGAGCCAAAGAGAGATTCAGTCCTGTGAACCCAGAGCACTAGGCTGTCTGTCAAACATTTGCTTTGCCAGGTTTCACTTGTTCTTTAACCAAACAATCACATGCACATGCCTCAGGTTTTATTTTAGCACCCTGAGTAAACCTATGCCTGTAACGAAAGCTAATCGTCTTTCGGCTGCTCCCTTTAGGGGTCACCGCAGTAGATTAATCATCTCTATCTCATACAGTTCTCTGCTTCTGTAAGACCAACATCTTGTTTGACTTCTGTTTTTGGCCTTCCTCTTCTCCTACTGAAAGCTAAGCTGTCACATTCAAATTATTCAAATGcacttttaaattattgtactatataatctataataatagTCATTTTATTCTAGGTTTGCCTTGCTATCGCCCACTACTCCCATCCAGCTGATCTTCAGCTACTGTTTGGCTTTGAGTACCAAGGACGGCGATATCATGAATGTAAAGGTACTTACAGATAGAACTCCTTTTCATAAACTTTCTTTGAGTCTGAATGCAGGAATTATGATGCATCTGTATTTTCAGGTGAGAGAGTTAAAGGCGCCACCCCTCGAGGAGGAATACATACCCCGATTTTTGACCGTCCATCTGACTGGGATCGGGAGATCAAGAGAACGGGTGCTTCAGAGTGGAGGGTGTGCGCTATCAACGAGGGTTACGCCATTTCTTCAAGGTTTCTGCTCGTGTTTTTTGTTCTGGGCAGTTCGTGATGGGCGTTGTGGGAGAAGCATGTCTTTACCTCCTACAGTTGGCCTTGGTTCTTAGGGACACTCTAAATTTCACCCTTTATTCATACTTGGTGTTTTTTGGCAAGAAGCTATATTTACACTGTGTGCCTTCTTGCTGGTTTCACGAGTGacttgccaaaaaaaaaactttgtcaATGTGTCAGTGTAACATGCAAGTCTATTTTGGACAATTCATGCTATTCATCTGAGTTCCCTGGTGACATCATGGTGGGTTTCAAAGTAActattataaaatgttttatgtggaATTTAAGAAAAGACTCAAATTTGTATAATAGCAGCTTTCACCAAACTGTACACATCACATGGGGCTGAAACAATACTTACGTACTGCTCCgattcatttttactttaattaaagAATAAATCTCACTGCTAAGATATTCATGatacacacagcaaaacaaatccAGTACTAACAAGATATTTACAGTACACCAAGCAAGACTGGAAATCTGACATCTGTCTATTGAGCAATACACTTACGTGCTTTCTGCTTTAGGATTTCTGAGTGTAGAACTAGAAGTTAGGAGAAAatgcagacattttttatttttaccattgATTTGTGGTTGATTTGTGTAACACCAATGTTTCTCCTCTACTTAGTCTTCCTGAGTACGCTGTGGTCCCAGTTTCTCTGGCAGATCAAGATCTAAAGAACTACTCTGTGTTCTTTCTTGATAATCGCATCCCTGTGAGTATCTCTGATATCTCTGTTTAGTATTTGCAAAacaagtacatttacatttacatttagtcatttagcagacgcttttatccaaagcgacttacaagtgaggaacaaggcaagcaaacaaaatctaagtcaagaagaaacaacatcaaagcaaagtgctagCGAAAAACCTTTGAGTTATTTATGAACTATTATTATTGAACACCAATTAAATGTTGATTATGTCATTAAATGCTGATCAGATCACTTCATTTATTCACCGAAATGCATctgattgatgttttttttaattctgcttCGTAGCTCTGGTGCTGGAACCACCCCAATGGAAGCGCTCTTGTACGCATGGCCAACATATGCGACCCATTACAGCAAAGGAAGATAGAGCAAAAGTAGTGCAAACCTTTTAACCTGTTTAAGATTTTGAACATGCATGCATGATTTTGAAAATGCAACCAGCTGTGGTTCATGGCAGTAGTGGAAGATTCAGATGAATTGAATGATGTTTTAGGTAACTCTAGTCATCAACATATGTCTTTTGCTTGTGTAGGATCTTTACTGCCATCACAAAAAGCCATCCACAGCGCTGTGACGTCATCAAGTTAGATCTAGACAAGTTTCTCCCAAACATCCAGGATATCCAGGCTGCGTTTGTTAAAATCAGGCAGATCTGTGTCATAGGTGAGCTTCAATTTaaatctgctttgtttttaaatgcatattAACCTTTGTGTGCCATTTTATAGAggaaaaaaatgcttttcatgaccttattttgaatgttttttagaTGTGCATCACTTTGACTGTTTTACTTGTGTGTAGATGCTTTTGAGGAGTCTGAGGAGAGGTGGCTTTCATCCATTGAAAACTCGCGATGGATAGAACATGTCAGGTATGTAAATCACCTGACTCTGCATATTTCTACTACCAGTGTTGTGATatccacaaagagacaaaatgtgtttgtgttacccTCATAGTTCCACCGGCAATATAACATACAgtgtgaatgtatgtatgtaagatgtgtgtggaaaaagaggtgaagaggcgtgGGCAAGCGGGATTAAACGGGTGGTTCAGGCGTGTTGTGTGATAAGAGAGTATCAGCGtgaataaaaggaaaagtgtTCCAGACGGTTGTGAGACTAGTGCTGTGCTGTATGTCttagagacagtggcactgaagaaagaagagaaggcagagctggaggtagcagagcttcagatgttgaggttctcaTTTGGAGTGACAAGGATAGATAATATTCGGAAATGAGTCATCAGAATGACAGACCGACCGTGTCAGATGTTGTGGAGAtgaagtcagagaggccagactgaggtggttttatgttcagaggagagattgtgaacaTATCTGTAAATGGATGCTGAGGTTGAAGCTGCaaggcaggaggtctagagaAAGACCAGGATAGGGTTcaatggaggcagatgatttgcTGTGCGGCacctgaaagggaacagctgtAAGGAAAAGGTGTGTTTAAATAACTTCTAGgttacagttgtgtttgtgtatagcATTTGTTAATGTCGTAAGAAGTCCATGGTccatcctttttattttcatatgtttaGAGTAAATATACATTCTGGAGATCGGCTGCTTGTTTAGACAGCATAATTATTCACCCTTAAAGTCTTTGCTCTTGTGACAATGTGATGTTTTGAGCTGAGCAGCAGGTGACTTCCATCATATCCTTGCCTGACCAGTAATTGGcccacaaagacaaaaggacTTAAAATacttagaaataaagtaaagttCTGAGTGCTAAGCTGTTTGCATTCTTTTCAATGTGAGTTAATATGTATATTCTGTTTCTGATCTAAGGGCCTTTTTGAAATTCTCAGCTGATGTAATTTTCCACCTGGATGGAAACAATATTTCAGTCGTACTCCAAGGTAAAATGGAGCAGTTATGGATCATATTTCAGATTATCAAACCAAGACCTATAAAACTGATCATGAAAACGCCTTCTTTAAGCTTttggtcttgtttttttctcgCTATACTTttgcagaggaagaagacagagacTTGAACTGTGTCGTGTCCTCACTGGCGCAGCTCATGTTGGACCCTCATTATCGCAGCATCATTGGTTTTCAGAGTTTGGTGCAGAAGGAGTGGGTGATGGCAGGCCATCGCTTCTTGGACAGATGCAACCACTTAAACAAGAGTGACAAAGAGGAGGTATACGTCTAATCAAATGAATCCTGTCAAGCAAAAGCTGAACTAATGGGTTTTTGGAGAAACTCatgcttcttgtttttctacattCTCTTGGTCAAGTCTCCACTGTTCATGCTGTTTCTGGACTGCGTGTGGCAAATGATGAACCAGTACCCAGCAGCATTCGAGTTCACAGAGGCCTATCTGACAGTACTGAGTGACAGCATGTGGATACCACTCTTCAGTACTTTCCTCTTCAATTCTTCTAAACAGCGTGCTCAGTACTTCATGGTGAGGAATACATGgatgttgtgtatttattgttgtgtttgttaaatCTACTGTTAGGATGGATGTTTTTCAAGTcttgctgttttcatttataaagaTTTATGTCATACATTAATTCTACCTCAGCAAAAAACTATGATATGAATTGagctattaaaatgtaaaaatgaaaatgtgtcagtgatccaacaagggggaaaaaaaaaacataactccAGGTGATGGTGAAGCAGCATGATTTTGTGGCCTCATTTCTTGTTGGAGactgtcatttctttttgtgtgtgtaagataATAGGCAGAAAAGAGCAAAATGTAATGCACATCAAAAGGGGGGCCTTTAGCTCTTGATTTTATTCTACAGGACTTTGCCAAGAATAAAGCCATCCCACAAGGAGAAGACCATGTTGTGTATTTCCCTCCTGTTTGGAACTGGTCGCAGCAGTTTTCCAACAAGGACCTAACACTCTTTAACAACCCCATGTACGTAGGCAAAGGAGCTGCCTGTGTACAGAATGGGGAAGTGAAAACGTTCAAACGCACAAAGGTAACGGCACTATTTAAAGTGGATGTTAAGTTATTAAAAGATGAAGCAGCTAAAGATCTTAtccacaacatttattcacacaACATAACGAAATAAAGATGGTTGATGGAGTACCTTAGTACTTCATCATTAgcaaatgcagaaaacacaaagaacaggAATTATCAGTTACAGAAATAAGTTGAAGGTTTCAGTATCGTAAGGATTTGATAATCCAGGTGGAGAGATGAGAACCTGCTGCAGCCGGTTGTGTTTAGTGAAAGTAATCTCGCTTGTCATTCTCTGGCAGAAAACCTACAGCTCCACTCTGCGAGGAACCCCAGCATCTCTGCGTAATGGAGTGAAGGATAGCGAGGATACACTGCCACGACGGGGCTCTCTGGTGTCAGAGCTAAAGTCTCTGACGCCAGTCAAAGACGAAAGTCCGTCAGAGCGCTTCTACAGAGAGTGGTTCGCTCGGCCTGTGGACCAGCATGGCCTGCTGATTCCCCTGCTCATGCCCTCTCACATGGCTCTCTGGAAACTTTTCTTTCTACGCTGGGTTTCTGAAGCCTGCATTTCCGGAGGAGGCCCCATCACCACGTACCACAAGCTCTCCCAACTGGTCGATGAAATTGATATGCTGCAGAGCCAGCTCAGGCAGTATAAGGGACCCAGTCCAAGCACACCTCTCTCCAGTCCATGCGGTCCCCCCTCAGATCAAAGGAGAATGTATTTTAAGGCCAGTTCACACCATGACCCAGCTACACCTCCAGACTTCCTTACCTCCACCTTTCCTTTTACCCCGAGGGGAAACCTGTGTCGCCGCAGTCTCCAGGGGACTCCGATTAGCAAATTTCTGAATGGGGCGAGGATCTGGCTCTCTACAGAGACTCTTGCTAATGACACTGTGTGAGGAGGTGGGGTTTCAGAGCTCGCTTCTCTGAGCCTTGTGCAGGTTTGTTTAAATCTTAATCATCTTATTTTCTATTTCCTCTTTCTTAAATACCAAGAAGGAAatgagaaatagaaaaatgttaCTTTGGATTTCCGAGTTTATTTATAAGCTAAAATTTGCACCATTGATGCTGCATCAAAATATAAGGTTAATTTCCAAACTGGAGTGTCATCTATAGGAATGAATCATTACTGTCCATTACAGTTCAGGAATTCAGATGCACTGAGGCGCATCCTCCTTATTGGTTAGAGAGTTCTTACTGTGAGGTCACCTCTGACTGTGAAagactgttttgtgttttttgaaagATGTTGAATCTTGTGTCCTTAAGCTATGGTCTTTCTCAAGATTTAGCTTAGCTAACTGCTCGTTTTCTTACTGAGCTTACTGTATGACATGCACAAAGATTACTTTTTGAGAATTTATTATTGAGATGAGATTGTGAACTCCCTTTTCAAGATTATCCTGTGATTCACTGGCAAAAATTGAAATCTAACTATTTATGTAAGTGTAACAGAGCTATCAGCTGAGTTGTTCTTTTTCATTGGTCAGTTAGACTCCTCCACTGTAATGGAATAATGATActtgaaatgagaaaatgctCGTCTGTTTTTAGTGCAGCAGCAATGATGCATTTCACTGAACACTGATTTTCAACTACTCCATTTGTTTGTGCCTACCAGGAAGTTCAATTAAACAAATCATATTTTacttggcctttttttttttatttcagaaagaggaacagaaaataacaatgCTTTTTCTATGTTGTAAAGACAACAAGGATCTGGCCTGGTTgaatgtaattcattattattattattattcttgggtttttttttgtttgttttttctttgcacaaaCTTAATGCGTTTTCCCTTCAGGTGCCCTTATATTAATGACTGTTGGttctaatgtaaatgtaatttcagattaactattactattactatcaTAATGCAGGTGAAACTGAAGTGAAAGTGGAGCTTGTGAGGACTTCAATCTGTGgtaaatattttctcttgtgAAGGGTTTTTTATTAAGCTTTGTATAAAGGCCTTCTGGCAAGGCACCTGTAACAGCAGCTTCAtggttaaataattaaaaacaaagggaaagaCGAGGACTCTAGTTTAGTACATAGGGAACTGGATTTCAGAGACTTTCAGAGTGGTAGCCATGATGGGCTGTTGATGAATGACATAATTTGAAGCAGCATACATGGCAGTAGGAGTCTGTTTTCCACTCACTACAGTCTACACAATGTTAGTAAAGCCTGAAAAGCATTTAAAGAATGAAAGCATTAAAGCTATACACTGTTAAACATTCAGTTTGAGGTTATAACAGTACATTTGTAATAGCATTTTCTGTTGATAATACTAGTAAAAGCAGTTACTGTAATCCCAATCAGGAATAGTAACGGTCAGGTTGGTCCACAAACATGTAGTTAATGATGCAATAAGATAATTTTCCTTAGGACTAGACGTCCAGTGTGACACATGGACTTCCAGTTGAACTAGGGACTGGTTTGAGACACATCTGGGGAAATGGATCAGTCATCCAGTGcccctttttaaaaactggtAAGAATCTAGCACTGTGTAATTTTTACTGTCTTCATATAACAACACTGCTTTTATTGTCAAATTGCTTTGTTATTCTGAATATAAGATCACTGGACAGACTCAAAATCTGTGCTATTACATAGGAGCATTCAACCTTCAGATGCTAGATTGACCGGTTTCCATTAATACACGTGTGATTGTGGCAATAACTAGTTCAggtgtttgtttgggttttttttcctttgtataaatgtatgtatgtatatgtgagTGCAAACCTGCTCTCCTAAATGCTAATAATTGCACATTTTACTCAATATATAGGATAGTTTGTTTTAAGgtggttttaaatataattttgacaaatattattaatactgtatatgcttGAAATCTTCCTATTGATATTTTGATTAATGGTACTAAATAACTTTTATCCTTGATTTAGTCTTTATATTTTATGGAGAGATATTTATATGCTGTGTTTTTCGACTAATTCAAAATGTTGCACTCTGCTGTTACTGTATGATGACTGTGCTTCCGATGTGGCACTGTTTGACATTGATTAGCAGCAGATGTATTTATTCAGTTCAGATATGCAAATGTTCTCGAAGAGGGATGCTGTTGCTACTGTACATCCCTTGTGCCTTTTTGGGAAGATTTTTCTAACTGTATTCTAAATCTGTCGacttattttagttttctaaaCCATTTTTGATCAATTCTGTAAACTTAGTTAAAATCAGAGGTACTGCACTGAAGCTTGTTTAAGGCTCAACTGTGTACCGCTAACCAATCATTACATCATTTTTTCAAAGGACATTGTATTCTGACTTTCATTTCAATGGGATCTGATTCATGGAAAGAATACATTCTGTAACAATTTCAcctttttgttgtgttatgCCACATCTAGATATTTtgcaaattatatatatatgcaaaaaGGAAATTTGCACAGTTTGTATAGTTAGAGTGGATGAGTAGTTATTTCCTGCGAAGTGAAGAAAACAATTCCCAACTCTGTTCACATACTGGCCAGTATACCAGTATCAAGTGACAGCTTTTAAGTATTTCCtattaataaatttaaatagaaataagtTGTCACTCTAAAACCATACGCACAAGGGAGTGCATATTAgaattacttttatttctggCCAATAGGAAGAagctataaaatgtttttgatgcaaacaaataaaaactggtGAGGAGTAGAAAAAGTACCACAAGCGGTAAATGAAGGAGAAAAGATCCCAAAATGCAGGTAAGGTTGTTCACTCAAAATACTGAGAGAAATAATCAGAATACATTTTTGAGTATCTTAGCATTTTTTGAGACCTGTAATTACACTGTGCTCCTCTGACATTAAAGCAGAAGACTGATGTAGGAAATATGTAAACTGTAatacaaaaggaaagaaatgcctaataaaataaagaaactatCATGAAGTTACTGCTATTGGTGGAGTTATTTAAAGGTGAATAGTTGGTTAAATGCCTTTTAGGGGGACACTGTCATACTTGTTTCTTGAGTCTTGGTCAAATATTGAACACTGAGAATTTCCTGTGCCTGAAATGTGCAACCGCAACAGGAAAGATGCAGCAGTTATGATTTGAATATGTACTCTGCACTCTACACAGACTTGTCGATTTAATCTCTTTTAAACTTAACACCTGCTTTCTGACTTTAAGTGAAATGAATAAGACGGTTGTGCTACATTGGTGTAACGCTGACTCacatttcacatacagtaaaccAAGCTAATTCTCAGCACAGACAATGCTTTAAATTTGTATTGGTGTATGATTAAGTTTCTCTTAGAAACTTTGTATGAGAttttgtgtgggtgtttttATGGGTACAGTGCAGTGCAGCTCACTTTATATTTaagatttaattatttaatatttaatattgcaATATGAGTGTTTACCACTGGTTATCAGCTAACTGGACTGACGTAAATACTGTAGCACATGTAACAGGAAGAGCAATGCCAGTGAGAATATATTATAAATCACcacatcctctgtgtgtgtttttttttttttcttttcacatcgCCCACTGTGCAGTGCAGTTGAATGAGCTGTCACTGCATGATTTACGCTTTTATCTGGTACcatggacttttttttttttttttttacagcaaacaTTATGACaggtaatattaatattaatatagtaAAGGTACAACTGATAGCATGAAAATGTTTATATTCCGTTGTAGCATTTTTCCTATACCACACCAAATTGAGATGCAAAATAGTCTGCTGTGAAAAGGGTTCATTTCTAAGTTCTGCTGGGGCCCGAGATGCTTCGGCTTACAGTACTGACACCGGCATTTTTAAAACCAACCAGACCACCAGAGGACCCAGATCCTCTCCATGTTTACTGCAATCTAGTTGGTTTGGTGATTTGATCACTTAGTACAGAAATTGCACGACTTCAACAGCCGGTCAAAGAGATCAACAAACTTGAAGTGAGGTAAATTTATTCCAGCATAGTACTGTATAGTGTAATAGTGCTGTTCTATTTCCTGCACTAAATTACTGAACATGTCACATGTGTTTCATGCTACACACATGAAAGGTGAACTACCCCAAACATCACATATAGGACTACTGGATTAAAAGACAGTGTCTCTCTGTGGCTATTTTGTAgtaattttctctctttgttgtaGTATTGCCCTCTTTTCAATTGTTCTGCAAACTGTgtattcattttgtattttttttaaaggatcCCTGACCTCTTGGGCCCCGTGGTCTGTCTCTTGGTGGACCTGTGTGGTTATCAATCATGCTTCAGGCAAATTCACATAATTGAAAGCTGTGATGAAGCTACTGTAA is a genomic window containing:
- the mtmr10 gene encoding myotubularin-related protein 10, producing the protein MFSGKATKPTFKCYLPPVQTDVRKAIEPSVKKLEPKLLPGEIVVNEVNFVRKCINAEGSQDDLWGKLICTNFKVSFIPQDAPLKQRSQLSHLLFGEHDIPLTCLEQVVTVNDTKGKKKVLGSNKKLKFNPTELILYSKDLRIIRFCFDQAGPESAKKVCLAIAHYSHPADLQLLFGFEYQGRRYHECKGERVKGATPRGGIHTPIFDRPSDWDREIKRTGASEWRVCAINEGYAISSSLPEYAVVPVSLADQDLKNYSVFFLDNRIPLWCWNHPNGSALVRMANICDPLQQRKIEQKIFTAITKSHPQRCDVIKLDLDKFLPNIQDIQAAFVKIRQICVIDAFEESEERWLSSIENSRWIEHVRAFLKFSADVIFHLDGNNISVVLQEEEDRDLNCVVSSLAQLMLDPHYRSIIGFQSLVQKEWVMAGHRFLDRCNHLNKSDKEESPLFMLFLDCVWQMMNQYPAAFEFTEAYLTVLSDSMWIPLFSTFLFNSSKQRAQYFMDFAKNKAIPQGEDHVVYFPPVWNWSQQFSNKDLTLFNNPMYVGKGAACVQNGEVKTFKRTKKTYSSTLRGTPASLRNGVKDSEDTLPRRGSLVSELKSLTPVKDESPSERFYREWFARPVDQHGLLIPLLMPSHMALWKLFFLRWVSEACISGGGPITTYHKLSQLVDEIDMLQSQLRQYKGPSPSTPLSSPCGPPSDQRRMYFKASSHHDPATPPDFLTSTFPFTPRGNLCRRSLQGTPISKFLNGARIWLSTETLANDTV